From Acipenser ruthenus chromosome 2, fAciRut3.2 maternal haplotype, whole genome shotgun sequence, a single genomic window includes:
- the LOC117966150 gene encoding oxytocin-neurophysin 1-like translates to MPGASIACFLCLLAVSSACYISNCPIGGKRAVIDSASRKCMACGPGHRGRCFGSSICCGEELGCYVGTLETERCLEENSLPSPCEAGGRVCGAEEGGRCAAPGICCDEKGCRVDWACSEGDAFSSSSSRSEGEAGAQTPREFLLRLLHLVSRQPQRKVPQ, encoded by the exons ATGCCTGGTGCTTCCATTGCCTGCTTCCTGTGCCTGCTCGCTGTCTCCTCAGCTTGCTACATCTCAAACTGTCCCATTGGGGGAAAGAGGGCAGTGATCGACTCAGCCAGCAGAAAA tGCATGGCGTGTGGTCCTGGGCACAGGGGCCGCTGCTTTGGCTCCAGTATTTGCTGCGGGGAGGAGCTGGGTTGTTACGTTGGTACCCTGGAGACGGAGCGCTGTCTGGAGGAGAATTCCCTGCCGTCTCCGTGTGAGGCTGGAGGGAGAGTGTGCGGGGCCGAGGAGGGGGGGCGCTGCGCTGCACCCGGGATCTGCTGTGATGAAA AGGGCTGTCGAGTGGACTGGGCTTGTTCTGAAGGAGACgcgttcagcagcagcagcagccgttCAGAGGGAGAGGCGGGGGCGCAGACCCCAAGAGAGTTCCTCCTCAGACTGCTGCACCTGGTGAGCCGACAGCCGCAGAGGAAAGTGCCTCAGTGA